In Mercurialis annua linkage group LG6, ddMerAnnu1.2, whole genome shotgun sequence, the following are encoded in one genomic region:
- the LOC126687720 gene encoding uncharacterized protein LOC126687720, whose product MGGPDVPIANIIPGDIDVDGAPVDIPIAPAEMALPEIIIVDDDDGSADPVGDEAVPSLLPPLASSIVSGGVGGVASEGPVVADSGEISLGRDPDSPSRKRRRVGDGSPTRESFPGSSSSAPDLVQWVEGQDPASLLNPRVLAEYIRTLAIPADVTWFCGRPGQELSDLACFHGFSALQSVLVLNDRRQCAEEEVERLSSLLATSESERAKLKASLEEHDSLLAQLKAQDAINDRQVKVIEKKTDDLTQEIEELIRINSLVGGERDNLRSEAIARDLLAEMSKDRV is encoded by the exons atgggtggtcctgacgttcctattgccaacattattcctggcgacattgACGTGGATGGGGCTCCTGTTGATATTCCCATAGCTCCTGCCGAGATGGCGTTGCCTGAGATTATTattgtagatgatgatgatggatCGGCTGATCCTGTAGGTGACGAGGCGGTTCCGTCACtacttccccctctagcatcatctatcgtctcggggggagttgggggtgtggcctcagaggggcctgttgttgctgattcgggagagatttctctaggtcgagacccggattctccgtctagaaaaagacgtcgagttggcgatggttctccaacaagggagagttttcctggaagctcttcttctgctccagacttggttcagtgggtcgaaggtcaggatcctgccagtttgctgaatccgagagtgctagcggaatatatccggactttggcgattcctgctgatgtcacgtggttttgtggtaggccgggtcaagagctttccgatctggcttgttttcatggtttctct gctcttcaatctgttttggtattgaacgaccgccgacagtgtgctgaggaggaggtcgagcgtctgtcttctcttttggcgacttctgagtctgaaagggcgaaattgaaggcctctttggaagagcatgattctctcctggcgcagctcaaggcgcaggatgcgattaatgatcgccagGTGAAAGTGATCGAGAAAAAgaccgatgacttgactcaagagattgaggagctcattcggatcaattcccttgttggtggggagagggacaATCTAAGATCAGAG gccatcgcccgTGATCTCCTCGCCGAGATGTCTAAAGACCGCGTTtag